The window atcacagaggggttcatgaTCCTCactggtgcctctccgatgatgcgtgagtagttcaccatagacctatggtccgtaggcagtagctagatggcttcttctctctttttgattctcaatacaatggtctcttggagatctatttgatgtaactctttttgcggtgtgtttgttgggatccgatgaaccttgagtttatgatcatatctatatccatgaaagttatttgagtcttctttgatcccttatatgcatgattacttatagcatcgtatttcttcttcgaatctttggtttagttaggccaactagatcgatttttcttgccatgggaagaggtacTTTGTGATGTGTTCGATCTTGctgtgttctttcccagtgacagaaggggtagcaagacacgcatgtatcattgatattatggataacaagatgggggctattcctacatgaatagatctcgtctacatcatgtcatcattcttattacattactctgtttctccatgaacttaataaactagatgcatgctggataacggtcgatgtgtggagtaatagtagtagatgcaggcaggagttggtctactaatcttggacgtgctACCTATATAATGATCGTTGCCTGGATATCGTAATAATTATTCGAtcttctatcaatttcccaacagtaatttgtttacccactgtgtgctattcttgagagaagccactagtgaaatctacggccctcgggtctattttcccatcatatattttcagatctatatttctatttgccttttcttttatttgcatcttttatttttagatctatattatcaagaacccaaaaatatcttgctgaATTTTATTTGCCGTTATTCTATTTGCATATACCAATCTATCACAAATATTTGCCCGTCAACtagccaatttctggcgccgttacccgagagggattgacaacccctcttacgcatcgggttgcaagtatttgttctttgtgtacaggtaccatttacatagtgttgcttggttctcctactggattgataccttggtttcataactgagggaaatacctaccatagttgtattgcatcatcccttcctctttggggaaataccgacgcagtTTCAAGCGACATCACTCACAAACCATACTTGCTGAAATCCCTCCTAACCGTGTTTGCCTCCTCAACACTCTTAATCCATTGTTCAAGATGCCTCATCATACTAAGGCGTCGGTTTTCTGCACACTGCTCATATAATATCTGCAAACTCAACTTGTTTTCCATCCTACAAGAATGTTATGTTAGGTAACTTCAAATGACATACACAAAAAGATAACTCAAATGAAATGACCTACAACAAACACGCAACATAGCTTACTTGAAATGACATAAGACACGAAGTTCTCAAATAGTTCAAATGACAAAGGTTACATAAAACATAAGGAAGAGTTCAACTAAAGTACAAAGGAAATGATAAAGGTTACATGCCATTATAATTCAAATGACTCTATGACATCATGTATTTCAAACCACTTTTATTCAGCCATCAACACAATGTCTCTGTCGAACGGTCCCAGGTTGCAAAAAATGGCATCCCTTCTTTCAAGGACCCAACCCCAACGGGAAGATTTGCTCGGTATCGGCGATGATGCCTACCTAACTACCTAGTCAATGATTTGGCCAGGGTTTTTCAAGTCCAGCTGAGGGTATTCATCACTTGTTGTGCACAATGCAATTTGCCTTGAAAGATCACGTCTATGACAATTCTCCTTTCTCCTCAGCTTGTTTAtgtttttctctttttctttgaTCACCTTCTCGCTATCGCCATACTTGCATACATAGTACTTTGAAAAGTCCCTTGAAGCCGCATTCAACGCATAGACGGAGTGGACCCACTCTGTCATCTTTTCCTCAAGGAGTTCGCATTCAAGCTTCGCCGCCGCCTCGGTAGAAGTCTCAAAGAAGACGATCGGTCCCATCCTAGAATTCGACGGGTAACTATAACGGTCATCATAGGCGTAACCTTAACCATAACCCTAACCACTAACAAAACCCTAAATGCTAGATCTTGGTACACCCAACAATGCTAGTCACACAATACATAGTCAAACCACAAATATTACCCTAAATGCATCATATACATTGATTTCACCACAACAAAATCATGAACTAGGGTTTGCAACAAAGTGAGCAAAATACATGATTTCAACCAACCAAAATTAGGGGGAGTGAGGGAGGTACCTTGGGTGATGAAAGTGCTCCGGATCCACCGGACAAATCTCAAGCAAATGAGAGAGATTTGAGAGGGCCTTGTGTGAGGAGAAGAGTGGAGAAGAGGAGTTGAGCTCGAAGGTGCATGGGGAATGGGGGTGAACGAGTGGGTGGGGGAGCACAGGCCCCAACCCACCACCCTATCCTGTACAGAGTCCTACCGCCAAGGCCCTCGGCGGTAGGTTATGCTACCATACCGCCAGAGGGTACGGCGGTAGGACCCTTTGCCAGGTGGGCCGAACCAACGGCCATTAACGGCCGCCAAAAGCTTACCGCTAGAGGCTCTGGGAGTAGCCTATATTGGGCTACCGCCGAGGCCTATGGCGGTAGCCAAAAGGATAAGATCCTGAATTTTTTTCATAGGGGGGTCAGATCCAGCTAAACTAGtgcaaaagggtcaaaacacgaaatttagCCACCCCTCGAGACCGTTGATACAAGAGAAGTGGATATGACGTGGGCAACCGGAGTAGATGGACGTACTACGAAGCATAATTTACCGCTACCCGACCCGTGACAGTTGAGTGTCCGTACGTACTACGGCAACGTGACATTACTTGCTCCCCCGTTTAAGGTTGCATCTTTGCCTGACACGACTCACGAGCCAAAAAGCTATGTTTAATTAGGACAACACCCTCCCCGAATGCTCAAATCAGCACGTGGATCTCGACCATCTTTCATGTCTCACGACTCATGAGTCTCGGAAAGAATGGCAAATAGCACGGCAATTTGTTTTGTTgctccctcaaaaaaaaaattgaCTGCCCAAACTGCAATCAAAATGCTGAAGAGACAAATCTTCACCTGCTTTGGGACTGTAATTTTGCATAGGATTGTTGGAACACGCTAATTCACCATAAGGCAAGAGGCACTTCGGTATACGAGAAAACACTACTGGCGACAGAACAACTTCCACGACAATTTGCCACAGAAATAGTTATTCTTGGATGTGGGAATATTTGGAATCAGTTAAATGGGAAGGTCTTCACAGGGCTGCCACATTCAATCCAGTGTTGGCGTTTTCACCTCAAGCAAGATCTCAAGCTCCTACAACACAAGCTAAAGGCGAAGCACTTCCAAAGCTTCAAACAGTGGCTAGATAACATGTTTTAAATCAGTCTTAATGTTTCCAAGAGCATGAATTGGCTAAGTTTCCCTTGTATATAGGGATCATTTGATCACCTTGTAACTTAGTTTTATTTTACTTTAATGAAAATTTATCGTAGAACAATTTGTTCTACGGTTTTCGGTTCAAAAAAATTGTTTGTTGTTGCCCACCCTATGCATTTCAGCTTGTGATCGAAAAGGGTAGAGCCGTCCATGCAACCTTCTGATTGGCCAGGCTTGTCATCCTTCCTCGGTTGGCGTGCAGATCTCTGGTTCATCTGTATGTGGAGGTCCTCGGTCGAGTTTGGAGATAGAGCGTGAAGCTCAGCTATAGATTCGAGATCTTCAACCTTCAGTTGTAGTTCTAGGAACAATGGTAATGGGGGACGAAGGCaaacgatgtttacccaggttcaggccctcttgaaGAGGTAAAGTCCTACATGCTGCTTTGATTTTATTGATGTGATGGAGTACAGAGCGCAAgatgatctacctcaagatcgtatgATTGTGTTCTAAACCCTGAGGCTGATAATCGTGACTTTGAAGACTAAACCCCTCGGCTTATATATGCACCGGGGTACCTAGGTTACACACGTGGTCGGTTGTCTATGCGTCGGCTACAGAGCAGTCCTTGAAGTACATGCCAAGCTTTTGGAGGTTTCCATCTTAAGTACGCTTCGGTTCATACCGTCGGTAGTCCTCCCTTTAGTGATCAGCGGGCCGTATAGGTTAGTACCCCTTAGTCCCGGACACCGTCAGTAAAAGCGTTGATCCAGAAAAAATAGATTTATCTTAAGTAACATAACGTCTCCTTTTGTCTTAGACAATAATCAGATCTGTATCCCCgcaaaaaaaacaaatctgtatATCTTTTTGTTCGAAAGATATACAGTAACACAGACAGATCCTCTGTTCCTCTCAGAGAAGAAACGACGTCATTTTTAGTTTTTGGTGGCAGCATACTTTTGTACTAGCATTTttaacaaaaacaaaaaacaaaaacttttgtcCTAGCGGCGCCCCGGTGTCCATTGTCCTCCCTGGCGACAAATCTGCACGCGCGACGTCCTGAAAGCTGCAAGGGCCGGCCCGAAACAACTGACGTCTCAGCTGCTTGCAATGCAGCCTCTTCTCACGATCAGCTCGTTCTCGCCGGCTACGACGAACCGGGATCACGACGCACGCAATAGCCTCGTGGTCGGACCACCGATCGTCGCGGCGCCGTACCACCTATGCCCGGACCCCGGAGTCCACTGTTCCGCGGTCAACCGCATGGATTGCGTCGCCGTACTGCCTCGGGGCTTGGCGCCACCGATCCCATCTCCCACCAGATCGATCCAAGATGGTCCTGCCACAGCATGCAATTGCAATGCAATGGACCGAAGCAAGCAACAGCGAGGCGCCACCTTGTTCGTGGTACGTTCGGTGCACGCCGCGGCGATAGATGGATAGATAGATCCTCCACGGTTCGAGCTAACGCGAACCGTACGTATCTGCGGTCCGCGCGCACGAGGTGTGTCCGTTCTGTTCTTGACTTGAAGGTGATGGCGGCAGCAGCTATAGGCCGGTGGTGGTGTCGCATGTGTTCCGTACGTTCACAAGTCCGCGCGGAATCATATGCTCTCCCTCCCTCAGAAACTACAGTGGCTCATGTCCGCGTCCGGGGGCCACGCCACACGTAGCACGTACGTACGTCCGGGGCTATGGCCGACCGCGCGCACCCGGCGTCGTCGTTGCGGCTCGTGTCAGGTCCCCATTAAAGCAAGTATAATAGGTCCTAGTCAGCTGGCTATAAGGTGTTCCACGTCAGCAAAATCTTATTTGAAGGAGAAAGAAAGCGGGAGCGAGAATAGAGCTGGCGCTTCATCTATCGCCGGGCGTTAACACAAGCTCCGATGCATTTGAGCGAGCATGCAGCTGGCAACCAGGGCAGAGCATGCAGCCAGCCAATCACTGTACATTTCCTTGCATCTCTCTCCATGCAAACATTAAAGGCAATAGCTAACCTACATCCCGTTTATTATATGCGTTAGCTATATGGCTGACCTGGCACTAGTATAAAGCCGGCAACAGGCTATTCTATTAGCTTTGCTCTTATATCTGGCATCCGGTTTCGGCGATCTCGGGAGACATATTGGATCTAGAGCAGCCCATGGTTTTGATGCAACCTTTTGCAATCAGTGGTACATATCCAGAGTCATCTATTGCTAATCTCTGATTGGTGTCCCCTGTGTGGCAATAACGGACCGATGGGTCATCACGCAGGGGTCACGTACAAGAAAAGGAAAACGCATGTCGTGCCGGGCAGCCAGCGGATATGGTCTGGATGGAGTGGCCAGCGCATCCCGCCTGCAATCCAGTGGATCCGCCGTCGAGTGGGACGGTCGTGTCAGGACTCAGACTCGGGACAGCAACGTTGGATAGCAGCAGGAGGATGTCGATCGTGTCGCCGTCCGGTGGTGGAGCTGCTGCGCCCGCAAGCCGATTGCTATTGCTGGATCTCCATCATGAATGGCTGCTGCTGTGAGTGATCGATCGTCTCTTTTGTTGGATCCGTTTTTCCTCCTGGGAGAGGGAAATGTGATGCCTCCGTCCGACACGGACATGGTCTTTCTTTCTTTCCTTATTAGCCTGCTATAGTGCGTGTCACTTATGTCATGCTCACGGGGTGCTGAATTGATGGGTGCCAACACCGCCGGTACACACAACGCCTGATATTTCTCTATCGACAGGTGAAATTCGTGGAGTGGAGCAAAAAAGCATGACCCCGTCTCGAAAAAGAAGCAGGGGAAATGAAACCTGAGTCTTAGAGCATCACTAGTAGTACCCTCAAACCCTCAAACCAGTTTAAGGGTTGAGAATTGGCATTTTTTGGGACGCGGCCAATCTGcacccgagctcaaatgagcacgggtgaacagtaaaatcgaaaaaaaaatcaaaaaaatttcaaaaaattccaatttttttagagaaacattgacaaaagttctaagtgcctgcaaaaaatcgtcatgaaatcacattcctagaaggcgtggcaaaaaaacaaaaacagtactctaaaaaagctactttcaaacgcatttttaagcactgaatttgtttttttttgccacgccttacaggaatgtgatttcatgatgaatttttgcaggcacttagaacttttgtcaatgtttctctcaaaaaaaatttggaattttttgatttttttgattttttttcgattttactgttcatgcgggAGCATATGAGCTCGGGTGCAGAATGGACTTTTCAGATTTTTTGGCACTTTTAAGGGTTGAAAAATAGGGGCAAAGGCTAGAACCCTCAAACCCAACTCTTATAACGGAATATTCCCTTCCTCCACCTTGATTTCGGCCGTCCTCCACCACGCCCGTCTCCGTCGGCGAGGAGAGCTCGGGGCGACGCGGCTGCCTCTGGCCCGCCTGGCCTCTGGCGCGGCGGCGAGGAGAGCTCGAGGAGGCCTGGGGCCGGCCTGCCTCTGGCTGCGGGAGGCGGCTGGGGGGCGGGAGACCGTTGTCGATGGTGGGCGGGGCGCGGCAGGCGGCCTGgtgcgggaggcggcgggcggctagGGGGCGGGGTGCGGCGGTTGGGGGAGGTcgaggaggtggaggagaggtTGAGGAGGCCGGGTGGCGGCCGGACGGCGAGGAGAAAGCtcagggcggcgacggcggtcgCGCGGCATGGGTGGGTGCTGCGCGGGGCGGGAGGCGGCGGGGAACGGCGGATCCGGTGGCGGGGAGTGTGGCGCAGCCGGCGGCGGACGGCGTGCGTCGAGGGGAGGCGGGGGGCGGCCGGattggcggcgggcggcggccgacGGCTCGGGAGGGAGGAGGCGGGAGGTTGGGGACGGGATTTTTTCCTCCCGCGCGACGTGGGAAGAGGAGTGCGTGTTGGGGTCGAGTGCGCCTCTCCAACCCTCACTTCTACAGGTTGGAATTGGGTTTAAGGGTTTGACCCTTACTTTTTTTTGAGGGTTTGAGGATTTAGGGGTTCTAGTATTTGCCTTTTTTTGTTCCAACCCGGAAAAAAGCGGTTATTTTTTAGGGTTTGAGGGTTTAGGGGTACTACTAGACATGCTCTTAGTAAGTTAGGAACACCGTCGTGCACATGAAAGAAGCAGGAGCTAGCTGGATTTTGGCCGAAATTTGGTACTATGTGACCAAACCCAATCAATACATGGGAAAATGAACACCGTCTGGGCGGCCTCATTGGCTGTCGTGTCGCTGTCCCCAtcctgccataccacggatggcttgaagagcctttctaGGAAGGTGTTTGTAGGGACTGGGTCGTGCTTGGCGCCCATGCGGGCAAGGACATCCGTGGCTTGGTTACTGTCTCTAGAGACGTGGTGAAATTCTAGACCCTCGAATCGGGCCGACATCCTGAGGACGGCGTTTCTGTATGCCGCCATTTTCGGGTCTTTGGCGTCAAATTCGCCATTGACCTGGGAGATAGCGAGGTTCGAGTATCCCCGCACCTCAAGCCGCTGAACACCCATTGACGTTGACATCCTAAGACCGTGCAACAGTGCCTCGTATTTGGCCGCATTATTGGAATCCGTGTACATAATCTGTAGAACGTACCGAATATTGTCGCGTGTGGGGGATATGAGGATCACCCCGCCCCCCGGTCCGGccaacattttagagccgtcaaagtacATTGTCCAGTGTGCATATGTCCTATGTTCCCTCGGGAGTACGGCTTCGGTCCATTCGGATAGAAAATCGGCCAACACCTGAGACTTAATAGCTCGGCGTGGTTTGTACACAATTTCGAAGGGAAGGAggtctatggcccatttggcgatgCATCCTCTGGCGTCCCTGTTATTGATGATATCATTTAGGGGTACCTCAGATACCACTGTTaccgaacactcttgaaagtagtgtcgcagttTCGGGATGCCATAAATACTGTATAAGCTATCTTTTGGTAGTGTGGATATcgagatttgcatggtgtgagaacCTCTGACACATAGTAGACCAGCTTTTGGACCTGGAACTTGTGGCCCTCTGATTCTCGTTCTACCACAAGCACCGTCACCACTTGATTGGTGGCTGAGATATACGGCAGCATAGGTTCACCGATACCCGGTACGGCTAGGATGAGGTTACTTGCGAGGAGTGTTTTGATTTCCTCTAGTGACGTAGTCGCTTCATCAGTCCACTCGAAGTTCTTTGTCTTTTTAAGTAGCCTGTAGATTGGCagtgccttttcaccgaggcgggAGATGAAACGGCTTAGAGCCGCTACGCAGCCTGCCAGCTTCTGAACGTGCTTGAGCTCTGTTGGTATCACTAGCTGTGATAGGGCTCTGATTTTGGCCGGATTGGCCTCTATCCCTCTATGGGAGACAATAAATCCGAGCCGTTTTTTGGCGGGGACCCCGAAGACGCGCTTGTCCGGGTTGAGCCGTATATCGTAAGCCCGTAAATTTTCGAAGGTTAAGCGGAGGTTATCTACGAGTTGATCGACGTTTTTGGTTTTAACAACCACGCCGTCTATGTATGCCTCGACTGTTTTGCCGATTTGgttttccaggcatgtttgaatcatgcgtttgTACGTGGCTCCCGCATTCTTTAACCCGAAAGGCATTGTGTTAAAGCAGAATGGCCCGTAAGGGGTGATGAACGCGATTGTAGGTTGGTCCGACTCCTCCATCTTTATCTGGTGATATCCGGAGCATGCGTCAAGAAAGCATAGTGAGTCGTGTCCGGCAGTGGCGTCGATGATTTGATCTATGCGGGGCAATGGGAAGgaatccttagggcaagccttgtttaagtcttTGAAGTCGACGCAGAGCCGCCATGATTTGTCCTTCTTGGGTACCATGACCAGATTTGCTAGCCATGCAGGATGCTTATTTCGTGGATGAATTCGGCCTCCAGTAGCATTGCCAATTCCTCACCCATAGCCTGTCGTTTAGGTTTGGAAAATCGGTGCAGTGTCTGTTTGACTGGCTTGAAGCCTTTTATGATGTTCACGCTGTGCTCCGTCAGCCTCTGTGGGATGcctggcatatccgaagggtGCTAGGCGAATACGTCCCAATTCTCGCGTAGGAACACCCGTAGTGCCTCGTCAACTGCGGGGTCCAGCTGTGCTCCGATGGACGCCGTTTTATTTGGGTATGTCGGATGTACTTGAAATTTTACTATCTCATCAGCAGGTTTAAATGACTTGTATTTTGACCTTTTACTGAGGACCACGTCGTCCCTATTAACTGTAGTGCGGAGCACTGTTAATTCTTCGGCTGCTAGGGCCTCCGAAAGTGCCTCGAGGGCGAGTGATGCTGTTTTATTCTCAGCTCGGAGGGCTGTATTATGATTGCTGGTGAGCGAGATAACAGCATTGGGCCCTGGCATTTTGAgtttcatgtacccgtaatgtgGTATAGCCTGGAACCTTGAGAATGCCTCACGTCCCAATAGGGCGTGGTATCCGTTGTGGAAGGGCACAATGTGGAATAACAAAGGTTCGGATCTGTAGTTATCGGGAGTATCGAACACTACGTCCAACGTGATGCGTCCAGAACAACGTGCCTCCCTGCCGGGGATAATTCCTCGGAATGTGGTATAGCTATGCTCGATGTGGGATCTGTTGAACTGCATCTTGTCgagtgtgtcctcataaatgaggttcaGGCCATTACCCCCGTCCATCAGTACTTTAGTTAGTCTGAAGCCGTCGATTAtggggtcgaggactagtgcagCGGGGGCGTGGGTGGGGCAAGACCTTGGCTCGTCCTTCTGATCGAAGGTGatagtgttggggaacatagtaattcaaaattttcctacgatcacgcaagatctatctaggagatgcatagcaacgagacgggagattgtgtctacgtaccctcgtagccCGAAAGTggaagtgtttagtaacgcggttgatgtagtcgaacgtcttcatgatccaaccgatccaagtaccgaacgtacggcacctccatgttcagcacacgttcagcacgatgacgtccgtcgagctcttgatccagtttcgtcggcacgacggcgtggcgacggtgatgatgaagttaccggcgcagggcttcgcctaagcactacgacgatatgaccgaggtgttaaactgtggaggggggcaccgcatacgactaagagattgtctgttgtgctttggggtgccccctacccatgtatataaaggaggggggaggaggaggccggccaagggggaggcgcgccatgggggagtcctactaggactccaaacctagtaggattcgcccccctccttccatcttacggagaggggaaaggggaaaggagggagagggagaaggaaaggagggGCCACGCCCCCACCCCTTTCCAATTCTCtttgggcaggggggaggcgcATGCCACCTCGTGGCCCTTCTTCCCACTCTCCACTAAAGCctaataaggcccattaacttcccgggGGTTTCTGatagcctcccggtactccgataaatccccgaaccttatcggaaccattctgatgtccgtatataaccttccaatatatgaatccttacctctcgaccatttcgagactcctcttaaTGTCcctgatcttatccgggactccgaacaaacttcggtcatcaaatcacataactcataatacaaatcgtcatcgaacgttaagcgtgcagaccctacgggttcgataactgtgtagacatgaccgagacatatctccggtcaataaccaatagtggaacctggatgctcatattggctcctacatattctacgaagatctttatcggtcaaaccgaacaacaacatacgttgttccctttgtcattggtatgttacttgctcgagattcgatcgtcggtatcatcatacctagttcaatatcgttactagcaagtctctttactcgttctgtaatgcatcatcccgtaactaacgcattagtcacattgcttgcaaggcttatagtgatgtgcattaccaagagggcccagagatacctctccgatacacggagtgaaaaatcctaatcttgatctatgccaacccaagaaacaccttcggagacacctgtagagcatctttataatcacccagttacgttgtgacatttgatagcacacaaggtggtcctccggtattcgggagttgcataatctcatagttagaggaacatgcataagtcatgaagaaagcaatagcaataaaactaaacgatcattatgctaagctaacggatgggtattgtccatcacatcattctctaatgatgtgatctcgttcatcaaatgacaacacatgtctatggttaggaaacttaaccatctttgattaacgagccagtcaagtagaggcatactagggacactctattttgtctatgtattcacgcatgtactaagttttcggttaatacaattctagcatgaataataaacatttatcatgatataaggatatataaataacaattttattattgcctctagggcatatttccttcagaaaggTGTGTCCGCCCATGGCTGTGTGGTCGTCACTTGGTAGACCTGGCCGAGCTCTCGAAGAGCCCTTTTCATTTGATTGTTTGAAGAGAATGTCTCGTGGACTGTCAGAACATTGTTGACATGAGGTGGCGTTGCTGATCGTCTCTCAGGGGGGGTGAGACCAAGGATATTCTTGCCACTTTTGGCCACATGCCGGGTCAGTTTTGCATTTAGCAGGGCCGAGTGTATGGGGCATGGTTTATCCAGCAACTCGTCCAGGACTGTTCTGGGTCTGTTTTTCTTTTCGGCACGCTCGTGCTCAAGCGACCGTCGTGCATATGCTCGTTTTGTCTGCGCTTTTTTGGGCAGTGCGCCGAGGACTGACT is drawn from Aegilops tauschii subsp. strangulata cultivar AL8/78 chromosome 1, Aet v6.0, whole genome shotgun sequence and contains these coding sequences:
- the LOC109770721 gene encoding uncharacterized protein, which produces MFPNTITFDQKDEPRSCPTHAPAALVLDPIIDGFRLTKVLMDGGNGLNLIYEDTLDKMQFNRSHIEHSYTTFRGIIPGREARCSGRITLDVVFDTPDNYRSEPLLFHIVPFHNGYHALLGREAFSRFQAIPHYGYMKLKMPGPNAVISLTSNHNTALRAENKTASLALEALSEALAAEELTVLRTTVNRDDVVLSKRSKYKSFKPADEIVKFQVHPTYPNKTASIGAQLDPAVDEALRVFLRENWDVFA